A stretch of Arachis hypogaea cultivar Tifrunner chromosome 15, arahy.Tifrunner.gnm2.J5K5, whole genome shotgun sequence DNA encodes these proteins:
- the LOC112747806 gene encoding probable receptor-like protein kinase At5g24010 — translation METLHQYHKIHASVCVVLFLLLQFQSLAFTVPDNFFINCGSDTDVTDNNTGRIFIGERETEMEASSSVGFIFPKHGSSSEKESNHSPTPPLYQTARLFHAESEYKFRIEKHGYHLLRLHFFAFSSSEGNLSSSLFNVSVPGFFLLNNFNPQYNKTLIEEFFLSINTNNFRITFSPIHPNPAFLNAIELFLLPNTFIPKGRFYDYNSMVFHTSHRLNVGGSDINMVNDSLWRNWQIDDHPSAGHKFQNTSPIHEGNYATLAPSLVYQSARVMNSSKNHSKLSNITWQLDVKKNAKYLVQLDFCHIIGTPVLKNSHFNVYFDNNLSHRITPYDHFNKTCVPFRLESVVDSDDSGVFKISIGPAQNSPHKYAYLNGLELMEIIEKTSPGPMPEVKQNHPSHSHSHWYCHLLVHLKLLAILGAVALVSVIAVVFFVCLKPKKPKHDQSVDWLPMEKKRGGGSSHSHSRYGSSHGSSSSSSSRSHVPNLNKIPFDELQVATNNFDQNWVIGKGCFGIVYKGLLNNGLRVAVKRTEPGLLQQQDLLDLEAEINILLRIRHRHLVSLIGYCNEKSEMILVYEYMEKGTLRDHLYSSKLCWIQRLEICIGAARGLNYLHKGSSCRGISNVHSHVKSSNILLDENNVAKFSDFGLSRKVGPFDENMKCDVYSFGIVLVEVVCGRVAMDAKYLAAEWGSICKKKGRLEEIVDPCIKCEIDGESLTKFGETVDKCLRKKAFDRPCMGDVLWDLEYALQLQRGAIQSKPHSLNNTNTIASSKTQELAILKHDQLNSPVNYYSGL, via the coding sequence ACTGGTCGAATTTTCATTGGAGAAAGAGAAACAGAAATGGAAGCATCTTCTTCTGTTGGTTTCATCTTCCCAAAACATGGTAGCAGCAGCGAGAAAGAGAGCAACCATTCACCAACACCTCCTCTGTATCAAACAGCAAGGCTTTTCCATGCTGAATCTGAATACAAGTTCAGAATTGAAAAGCATGGGTATCATCTTCTGCGCCTCCATTTCTTTGCTTTCTCTTCTTCGGAAGGTAacctctcctcttctctcttcaaTGTCTCTGTTCCCGGGTTCTTCCTTTTGAACAATTTCAATCCTCAATACAACAAAACCTTAATAGAGGAGTTCTTTTTGAGCATCAACACCAACAACTTCCGAATCACTTTCTCTCCTATTCATCCAAATCCTGCATTTCTAAATGCGATAGAACTCTTCCTTCTCCCCAATACTTTCATCCCAAAAGGAAGATTTTATGACTACAATAGCATGGTGTTCCATACGAGTCACAGGCTCAACGTTGGAGGCTCTGATATCAACATGGTGAATGACTCGTTGTGGAGAAACTGGCAAATTGATGATCATCCTTCTGCTGGACACAAATTTCAAAATACTAGTCCAATTCACGAAGGAAACTATGCTACTCTTGCCCCAAGTCTTGTTTACCAGAGCGCAAGAGTGATGAATAGTTCAAAGAATCACTCAAAACTTTCCAATATAACATGGCAACTTGATGTCAAGAAAAATGCTAAGTATCTTGTTCAGCTTGATTTCTGTCATATTATTGGAACTCCGGTTCTGAAAAATTCACACTTCAATGTTTACTTCGATAATAACTTGAGTCACCGGATCACTCCTTATGATCACTTCAACAAAACTTGTGTTCCTTTTCGTTTGGAATCTGTGGTTGATTCGGATGACTCTGGAGTTTTCAAAATCAGCATAGGACCTGCCCAGAATTCTCCACATAAATATGCTTATCTGAATGGCCTGGAGCTAATGGAAATCATTGAGAAAACAAGTCCAGGTCCTATGCCAGAAGTAAAACAGAATCATCCTTCGCATTCTCATTCCCATTGGTATTGCCATTTGCTTGTGCATTTGAAACTGTTGGCAATTCTCGGAGCTGTGGCTTTGGTTTCAGTTATAGCAGTTGTGTTCTTTGTGTGTCTGAAACCCAAGAAACCAAAGCATGATCAAAGTGTTGATTGGTTGCCAATGGAgaaaaaaagaggaggaggaagctcACACTCTCATAGCAGATATGGTAGCAGCCAtggctcatcatcatcatcatcttcacgtTCACATGTCCCAAACTTAAACAAGATCCCTTTCGATGAACTCCAAGTTGCTACCAACAACTTCGACCAGAATTGGGTAATTGGAAAGGGTTGTTTTGGAATTGTATACAAAGGACTTCTCAACAATGGACTGAGGGTGGCAGTGAAAAGAACAGAACCAGGGTTACTACAACAACAAGACCTCTTGGATTTGGAAGCGGAGATCAATATTCTGTTGAGAATTCGCCATCGCCACCTTGTTTCCTTGATCGGATATTGCAACGAGAAGTCAGAGATGATCCTTGTTTATGAGTACATGGAGAAAGGGACACTGAGGGATCATTTATACAGTTCCAAGTTGTGTTGGATTCAGAGGCTTGAGATTTGCATTGGAGCCGCCAGAGGACTGAATTACCTTCACAAAGGTTCTTCCTGCAGAGGAATCAGCAATGTTCATAGCCATGTGAAATCTAGTAACATATTGTTAGATGAGAATAATGTGGCTAAGTTTTCTGATTTTGGGCTTTCAAGAAAAGTAGGCCCTTTTGATGAGAACATGAAATGTGATGTGTATTCCTTTGGAATAGTACTTGTTGAGGTGGTGTGTGGAAGGGTGGCTATGGATGCAAAGTACTTGGCTGCTGAATGGGGAAGCATTTGCAAGAAGAAAGGGAGATTGGAAGAAATAGTTGATCCTTGCATAAAGTGTGAAATAGATGGAGAGTCTCTCACAAAGTTTGGTGAGACTGTAGACAAGTGTTTGAGAAAGAAGGCTTTTGATAGGCCTTGTATGGGTGATGTCTTGTGGGACTTGGAGTATGCATTGCAGCTTCAGAGAGGGGCAATTCAGTCAAAGCCACATAGTCTTAATAATACTAATACTATTGCTTCTTCTAAGACTCAAGAATTGGCCATTCTCAAGCATGATCAATTGAATTCACCAGTCAACTATTATTCTGGTTTGTaa